A genomic segment from Janibacter sp. DB-40 encodes:
- the thpR gene encoding RNA 2',3'-cyclic phosphodiesterase: MPQRMFVAVVPPQEVLEELADFLAPREGMPWIDPGQWHLTLAFMPSVPQAREDELVEHLDSAAARVAPFDVQLGGAGCFPDPTRAKVLWLGVDAAAGESLTRLATGARAAANVSGATPDGRAFVPHLSLARLKRPIEATRWLRVLETFRSSPWRVREIELVASHLGEGPRRRPRYETVARAALSGE, translated from the coding sequence GTGCCACAGCGGATGTTCGTCGCGGTCGTGCCGCCGCAGGAGGTGCTCGAGGAGCTGGCCGACTTCCTGGCGCCCCGGGAGGGGATGCCGTGGATCGACCCCGGGCAGTGGCACCTGACGCTGGCCTTCATGCCCTCGGTGCCCCAGGCCCGGGAGGACGAGCTCGTCGAGCACCTCGACTCGGCGGCAGCACGGGTCGCCCCCTTCGACGTGCAGCTCGGGGGAGCCGGGTGCTTCCCCGACCCCACCCGGGCGAAGGTGCTGTGGCTCGGGGTCGACGCCGCGGCGGGGGAGTCGCTCACGAGACTGGCGACCGGGGCTCGGGCCGCCGCGAACGTCTCCGGGGCGACGCCGGACGGCAGGGCCTTCGTGCCGCACCTGTCCCTGGCCCGCCTGAAGAGGCCGATCGAGGCGACGAGGTGGTTGCGCGTGCTGGAGACCTTCCGCTCCTCGCCGTGGCGGGTGCGCGAGATCGAGCTCGTCGCCTCCCACCTGGGGGAGGGCCCGAGGCGTCGCCCCCGGTACGAGACGGTGGCCCGGGCCGCCCTGTCGGGGGAGTGA
- a CDS encoding ABC transporter permease produces MTSLAPGVLTPGLAMWRSVVERNVVSFRRQWAAFVTGFAEPVFYLFSLGIGVGSLVPFVITDGGSRVTYAAFVAPAMLAASAMNGAVMDSTFNVFFKLKYAKIYDAMLATPLGPRDIAVGEVAWSLIRGGVYALVFYLVALAVGVVDSWWSVLAVPAAVFIGLAFSAVGMFATTFMRSWVDFDWVMLVIQPLFLLSATFFPLGTYPGWAQPLVMATPLYHGVALERGLMLGEVGWGLLWHLAYLLGLGLVGIWATSRRIETLLRA; encoded by the coding sequence GTGACCTCCCTGGCTCCCGGGGTGCTGACCCCCGGCCTGGCGATGTGGCGCTCGGTCGTCGAGCGCAACGTCGTCAGCTTCCGTCGGCAGTGGGCGGCCTTCGTCACCGGCTTCGCCGAGCCGGTCTTCTACCTCTTCTCCCTCGGGATCGGGGTCGGCTCCCTCGTGCCCTTCGTCATCACCGACGGCGGGTCGAGGGTCACCTACGCCGCCTTCGTCGCACCGGCCATGCTCGCGGCATCCGCGATGAACGGCGCGGTCATGGACTCCACGTTCAACGTCTTCTTCAAGCTGAAGTACGCCAAGATCTACGACGCGATGCTGGCGACGCCACTGGGTCCCCGCGACATCGCCGTCGGCGAGGTGGCCTGGTCGCTCATCCGCGGCGGGGTCTACGCGCTCGTCTTCTACCTCGTGGCCCTGGCCGTCGGGGTGGTCGACTCGTGGTGGTCGGTGCTCGCGGTCCCGGCGGCGGTCTTCATCGGGCTGGCCTTCTCCGCCGTCGGCATGTTCGCGACCACCTTCATGCGCTCGTGGGTGGACTTCGACTGGGTCATGCTGGTCATCCAGCCGCTCTTCCTGCTCTCGGCGACCTTCTTCCCGCTGGGCACCTACCCGGGCTGGGCGCAGCCGCTCGTCATGGCCACGCCGCTCTACCACGGGGTGGCGCTCGAGCGCGGGCTCATGCTCGGCGAGGTCGGCTGGGGGCTGCTGTGGCACCTCGCCTACCTGCTCGGCCTCGGTCTCGTGGGGATCTGGGCGACCTCCCGACGGATCGAGACCCTGCTGCGGGCCTGA
- a CDS encoding DUF3046 domain-containing protein, which yields MRLSRFWTLMTDEFGQAYADTLARGHVVQALGDRTAVAALDAGVPPRTVWEHLCEDLGIPEDRRLGVDREPVPVPPEIAFERPE from the coding sequence GTGCGTTTGAGTCGCTTCTGGACCCTCATGACGGACGAGTTCGGTCAGGCCTATGCCGACACGCTCGCCCGGGGCCACGTCGTGCAGGCGCTCGGGGACCGCACCGCGGTCGCCGCGCTCGATGCGGGGGTCCCGCCGCGCACGGTCTGGGAACACCTGTGCGAGGACCTCGGGATCCCCGAGGACCGGCGCCTGGGCGTCGACCGGGAGCCGGTGCCGGTCCCGCCCGAGATCGCCTTCGAGCGGCCCGAGTGA
- the recA gene encoding recombinase RecA — MAEVTTIDSKLHEQKLKSLDSVMGQIEKAHGKGAVMRLGDDVRPPIATIPTGSISLDVALGIGGLPRGRVVEIYGPESSGKTTVALHAVANAQKAGGIAAFIDAEHALDPEYAKKLGVDTDALLVSQPDTGEQALEIADMLIRSGALDIIVVDSVAALVPRAEIEGEMGDSHVGLQARLMSQALRKITGALSTSGTTAIFINQLREKIGVMFGSPETTTGGKALKFYASVRLDVRRIETLKDGTDPVGNRTRCKVVKNKVSPPFKQAEFDILYGQGISREGGLIDMGVEHGFVRKAGAWYTYDGDQLGQGKENARKFLKDNPQLSDEIELKIKNKLGIGVAPVEDEAKESAEVPVDF, encoded by the coding sequence ATGGCTGAGGTCACGACCATCGACAGCAAGCTCCACGAGCAGAAGCTCAAGTCCCTCGACAGCGTCATGGGGCAGATCGAGAAGGCACACGGCAAGGGCGCGGTCATGCGCCTCGGCGATGACGTGCGCCCTCCGATCGCCACCATCCCGACGGGGTCGATCTCCCTCGACGTCGCCCTCGGCATCGGCGGCCTGCCCCGCGGTCGTGTCGTCGAGATCTACGGTCCCGAGTCCTCCGGCAAGACGACCGTGGCCCTGCACGCCGTGGCCAACGCGCAGAAGGCCGGCGGCATCGCGGCCTTCATCGACGCCGAGCACGCGCTCGACCCCGAGTACGCGAAGAAGCTCGGTGTCGACACCGACGCCCTCCTGGTCAGCCAGCCGGACACCGGTGAGCAGGCCCTGGAGATCGCCGACATGCTGATCCGCTCCGGTGCGCTCGACATCATCGTCGTCGACTCCGTCGCCGCGCTCGTGCCCCGTGCCGAGATCGAGGGCGAGATGGGTGACAGCCACGTCGGTCTGCAGGCTCGCCTGATGAGCCAGGCGCTGCGCAAGATCACCGGTGCGCTCAGCACGTCCGGGACGACGGCCATCTTCATCAACCAGCTCCGCGAGAAGATCGGCGTGATGTTCGGCTCACCCGAGACGACCACGGGTGGCAAGGCGCTGAAGTTCTACGCGTCGGTGCGCCTGGACGTCCGGCGCATCGAGACCCTCAAGGACGGGACCGACCCGGTCGGCAACCGCACCCGGTGCAAGGTCGTGAAGAACAAGGTCTCGCCGCCGTTCAAGCAGGCCGAGTTCGACATCCTCTACGGCCAGGGCATCTCCCGTGAGGGCGGCCTGATCGACATGGGCGTCGAGCACGGCTTCGTCCGCAAGGCCGGCGCCTGGTACACCTACGATGGCGACCAGCTGGGGCAGGGCAAGGAGAATGCGCGCAAGTTCCTCAAGGACAACCCGCAGCTCTCCGACGAGATCGAGCTGAAGATCAAGAACAAGCTCGGCATCGGTGTCGCCCCCGTCGAGGACGAGGCCAAGGAGTCGGCCGAGGTCCCCGTCGACTTCTGA
- a CDS encoding ABC transporter ATP-binding protein produces MLLHARGLTKTFGDFTAVDGIDVEVVKGESFGFLGPNGAGKSSTMKMVAATSPPSSGDLRIFGLDPLVDGPAIRARLGNCPQQDNLDEEITVEENLHVYGRYFGLSRKVIRERTDELLDFAQLTERRRDTVEPLSGGMKRRLTIARSLVNNPEILLLDEPTTGLDPQARHVLWDRLFRLKRRGVTLIITTHYMDEAEQLCDRLVVMDHGRIVAEGSPRSLIRAHATREVLELRLPLAEPADHTDAAHLVEGIGDRVEALPDRLLLYTDHGDGALEAVHARGIDPISSIVRRSTLEDVFLHLTGRTLVD; encoded by the coding sequence GTGCTCCTGCATGCCCGGGGCCTGACCAAGACCTTCGGCGACTTCACCGCCGTCGACGGCATCGACGTCGAGGTGGTCAAGGGGGAGTCCTTCGGCTTCCTCGGGCCCAACGGCGCCGGCAAGTCCTCGACGATGAAGATGGTCGCCGCGACCTCGCCGCCGAGCAGTGGTGACCTGCGGATCTTCGGCCTCGACCCGCTCGTCGACGGACCGGCCATCCGGGCCCGCCTGGGCAACTGCCCCCAGCAGGACAACCTCGACGAGGAGATCACCGTCGAGGAGAACCTCCACGTCTACGGGCGCTACTTCGGCCTGTCCCGCAAGGTCATCCGCGAGCGCACCGACGAGCTGCTCGACTTCGCCCAGCTGACCGAGCGTCGCAGGGACACCGTCGAGCCGCTCTCGGGCGGCATGAAGCGCCGCCTGACCATCGCGCGCAGCCTGGTCAACAACCCCGAGATCCTCCTGCTGGACGAGCCCACGACCGGTCTCGACCCGCAGGCCCGGCACGTGCTCTGGGACCGCCTCTTCCGCCTCAAGCGCCGGGGCGTGACGCTGATCATCACCACGCACTACATGGACGAGGCCGAGCAGCTGTGCGACCGGCTCGTCGTCATGGACCACGGTCGGATCGTCGCGGAGGGGTCGCCCCGCTCGCTCATCCGGGCCCACGCCACCCGTGAGGTCCTCGAGCTGCGCCTGCCGCTGGCCGAGCCGGCGGACCACACCGACGCGGCGCACCTCGTCGAGGGGATCGGCGACCGGGTCGAGGCGCTGCCCGACCGCCTCCTGCTCTACACCGACCACGGCGACGGCGCGCTGGAGGCGGTCCACGCCCGGGGCATCGACCCGATCAGCTCCATCGTGCGCCGCTCGACCCTCGAGGACGTCTTCCTCCACCTGACCGGACGCACGCTGGTCGACTGA
- a CDS encoding ABC transporter permease — MALPSPPAPPTGARHLHGVRSPLRPTERIGAVAAYFLVVYRRTWRGSLFSRFVSPLLFLLAMGLGLGSLVDASSGGVDGVPYLAFVAPGMVAVQAMMTAVSESTYPVYGLFTWNRMYHSMLATPLRVSDLLLGHLTVVATQGTVAAAAFVLVAALFGSFSSAWVVLAVPIGLLVTLAFAVPLFGFTARAKGDSSFNVVYRLVITPLMLFSGVFFPVDRLPLVLEVLAWLTPLWHGVELTRGAATGDFAVVDLVHLAVLLLFIGVGWVYARAGMTRRLVS; from the coding sequence ATGGCCCTCCCTTCGCCCCCGGCACCACCGACCGGCGCCCGGCACCTGCACGGGGTGCGCAGCCCCCTTCGCCCGACCGAGCGGATCGGGGCCGTCGCGGCCTACTTCCTCGTGGTCTACCGGCGCACCTGGCGGGGCTCGTTGTTCAGCCGCTTCGTCTCACCGCTGCTCTTCCTGCTCGCGATGGGGCTCGGCCTGGGCTCCCTCGTCGACGCGTCCTCCGGCGGGGTCGACGGCGTGCCGTACCTGGCCTTCGTCGCCCCGGGCATGGTCGCCGTGCAGGCGATGATGACCGCCGTCAGCGAGTCCACCTACCCGGTGTACGGGCTCTTCACGTGGAACCGGATGTACCACTCGATGCTCGCCACGCCCCTGCGCGTCAGCGACCTGCTGCTCGGCCACCTCACGGTCGTCGCCACCCAGGGGACCGTCGCCGCGGCGGCCTTCGTGCTCGTGGCCGCACTCTTCGGCAGCTTCTCCTCGGCCTGGGTGGTGCTCGCCGTCCCGATCGGGCTGCTGGTGACGCTCGCCTTCGCCGTCCCCCTCTTCGGGTTCACCGCACGGGCGAAGGGGGACTCCTCCTTCAACGTCGTCTACCGGTTGGTCATCACCCCGCTGATGCTCTTCTCCGGGGTCTTCTTCCCCGTGGACCGGTTGCCGCTCGTCCTCGAGGTCCTCGCGTGGCTCACGCCGCTGTGGCACGGCGTGGAGCTGACGCGGGGCGCCGCCACGGGCGACTTCGCCGTCGTCGACCTCGTGCACCTGGCGGTGCTGCTGCTCTTCATCGGCGTCGGCTGGGTGTACGCCCGCGCGGGCATGACGCGGAGGTTGGTGTCGTGA
- a CDS encoding acetyl-CoA hydrolase/transferase C-terminal domain-containing protein: MQTVDTAALATAFRALPATPRVVVSGNHSVPWEAVRVLDEHVHSYVLNVLNGPPGLPDREGVTLETSFVGPGQRRRPGLSYVPSRLSLVPVLFRERLPVDAVVLHCAPPRDGHLSLGLEVNILPAALEACRARGGLVVAVVNNRMPYTHGDALVPLEDVDLAVECDEPLPSPGAPPTLGEDAQTIGRSVAARVPDGATLQMGIGAVPDAALAALTEHRGLRLWTEMFSDGVLALDAAGALDPEHPLTTSFLFGSPELYAWVDDNPRVRMARTERTNDPGLIAEQRLMTSINTALEVDLFGQANASRIGTRIHSGFGGQTDFIVGALHSPGGQALLALRSWHPRADLSTIVPLVDEPVTSFQASAIVTEQGTAPLFGSTEREQARALIEEAAHPRVRDELWEEAVALGLA, translated from the coding sequence GTGCAGACCGTCGACACCGCCGCCCTCGCCACCGCCTTCCGCGCCCTTCCCGCGACGCCCCGAGTCGTCGTCTCCGGCAACCACAGCGTGCCCTGGGAGGCCGTGCGCGTGCTCGACGAGCACGTGCACTCCTACGTCCTCAACGTCCTCAACGGGCCCCCCGGCCTGCCCGACCGCGAGGGAGTCACCCTCGAGACGAGCTTCGTCGGGCCCGGCCAGCGTCGACGGCCGGGCCTGAGCTACGTGCCCAGCCGCCTGTCCCTGGTCCCGGTCCTCTTCCGCGAACGCCTGCCGGTCGACGCGGTCGTGCTGCACTGTGCACCGCCGCGCGATGGGCACCTCTCCCTCGGCCTGGAGGTCAACATCCTGCCCGCGGCGCTCGAGGCCTGCCGCGCCCGTGGTGGTCTCGTCGTGGCCGTTGTCAACAACCGCATGCCGTACACGCACGGGGACGCCCTGGTGCCCCTCGAGGACGTCGACCTGGCCGTCGAGTGCGACGAGCCGCTCCCCTCCCCGGGCGCCCCGCCGACCCTCGGCGAGGACGCGCAGACCATCGGGCGCAGCGTCGCCGCGAGGGTCCCCGACGGCGCCACCCTGCAGATGGGGATCGGGGCCGTCCCGGACGCCGCCCTGGCCGCCCTGACGGAGCACCGCGGGCTGCGCCTGTGGACCGAGATGTTCTCCGACGGGGTACTCGCCCTCGACGCGGCCGGCGCCCTGGACCCCGAGCATCCCCTGACCACGTCCTTCCTCTTCGGGTCGCCGGAGCTCTACGCCTGGGTCGACGACAACCCTCGAGTGAGGATGGCCCGGACCGAGCGCACGAACGACCCGGGGCTCATCGCCGAGCAGCGCCTGATGACCTCGATCAACACGGCGCTGGAGGTCGACCTCTTCGGGCAGGCCAACGCCTCGCGCATCGGCACCCGCATCCACAGCGGCTTCGGTGGCCAGACGGACTTCATCGTCGGCGCCCTGCACTCCCCCGGGGGCCAGGCGCTCCTGGCCCTGCGCTCCTGGCACCCCCGCGCCGACCTCTCCACGATCGTGCCGCTCGTCGACGAGCCGGTGACCTCGTTCCAGGCCAGTGCCATCGTCACCGAGCAGGGCACCGCCCCGCTCTTCGGGTCGACCGAGCGGGAGCAGGCGCGCGCGCTCATCGAGGAGGCGGCCCATCCCCGCGTCCGGGACGAGCTGTGGGAGGAGGCCGTGGCCCTCGGGCTGGCCTGA